In Streptomyces ambofaciens ATCC 23877, a single genomic region encodes these proteins:
- a CDS encoding aminoglycoside phosphotransferase family protein produces MAFEPPRRLVKALGETAPDGDDWLERLPEAAERAVALRELAVERVQVPGGRSSLVVLVRTADGTPAVLKLAPRRARPESERAALAHWAGTGAVQLLDEDATEGVLLLERLHPDVSVRSLPEAKALLEAAGTLRRLWVVPPVGHPFETVAERTGRQADAMRAGAVADPQVAPLVDAALAARGELLAAPPEQRLLHGTFRQSKVLAGDRMPWLAVGPDPVVGECAFDLARLVRDRVEDLIAQPSGASTTRRRVKRLAESLDVDQERLRGWTLFRAVESGVRARRVGREKDAELLLEFAGWL; encoded by the coding sequence ATGGCTTTCGAACCGCCGCGGCGTCTGGTCAAGGCGCTCGGCGAGACGGCACCGGACGGTGACGACTGGTTGGAGAGGCTGCCCGAAGCGGCCGAGCGGGCCGTGGCGCTGCGTGAGTTGGCCGTGGAGCGGGTGCAGGTGCCCGGGGGGCGCAGCAGCCTGGTGGTCCTGGTGCGGACGGCGGACGGGACGCCCGCGGTGCTGAAGCTGGCTCCGCGCCGGGCGCGTCCGGAGAGTGAACGGGCCGCGCTCGCCCACTGGGCCGGGACGGGTGCCGTGCAGCTGCTCGACGAGGACGCCACGGAGGGCGTACTGCTGCTGGAGCGGCTGCATCCGGACGTGTCGGTGCGGTCGCTTCCGGAGGCGAAGGCGTTGCTGGAGGCCGCGGGCACGCTGCGGCGGCTGTGGGTGGTGCCGCCCGTCGGTCATCCCTTCGAGACCGTGGCGGAGCGGACCGGGCGACAGGCCGACGCGATGCGGGCGGGCGCGGTGGCCGACCCCCAGGTGGCCCCGCTGGTCGACGCGGCGCTCGCGGCCCGCGGGGAACTGCTGGCCGCGCCGCCGGAACAGCGGTTGCTGCACGGCACGTTCCGGCAGAGCAAGGTGCTCGCCGGGGACCGGATGCCGTGGCTGGCCGTGGGCCCCGACCCGGTGGTGGGCGAGTGCGCCTTCGATCTCGCGCGGTTGGTGCGGGACCGGGTGGAGGACCTCATCGCCCAGCCGTCGGGCGCCTCGACCACCCGGCGCCGCGTGAAGCGGCTCGCGGAGTCGCTGGACGTCGACCAAGAGCGGCTGCGCGGCTGGACGCTGTTCCGCGCGGTCGAGTCGGGCGTGCGGGCGCGACGGGTGGGCCGGGAGAAGGACGCGGAACTGCTGCTGGAGTTCGCGGGCTGGCTGTAG
- the infB gene encoding translation initiation factor IF-2, translating to MAKVRVYELAKEFGVESKVVMAKLQELGEFVRSASSTIEAPVVRKLTDAFQQGGGNGRSAGRPAAPKKAAPRPAAPSPAQAARPAAPRPAAAPKPEAAPQPEAPSAPAPAPSQGPRPTPGPKPAPRPAPATPEFTAPPAAPAAPAASTPAPAGPKPGGARPGAPKPGGSRPSGPGQDRGQQGGQGRPGGQRPGAPAQRPGGRPGGPRPGNNPFTSGGNAGMARPQAPRPQGGPRPGGPGAPGAGPRPQAPGGQGGGPRPQAPGGNRPTPGSMPRPQGGQGGPRPGGPRPNPGMMPQRPAAGPRPGPGGGGRGPGGAGRPGGAGRPGGGGGFAGRPAGPGGGGRPGGGGGFAGRPGGGGGFGGGGGRPGFGGRPGGPGGRGGTQGAFGRPGGPARRGRKSKRQRRQEYEAMQAPSVGGVMLPRGNGEAIRLSRGASLTDFAEKINANPASLVAVMMNLGEMVTATQSVSDETLQLLAGEMNYTVQIVSPEEEDRELLESFDLEFGEDEGGEEDLVVRPPVVTVMGHVDHGKTRLLDAIRKTNVIAGEAGGITQHIGAYQVATEVNEEERKITFIDTPGHEAFTAMRARGARSTDIAILVVAANDGVMPQTVEALNHAKAAEVPIVVAVNKIDVEGADPTKVRGQLTEYGLVAEEYGGDTMFVDISAKQGLHIDSLLEAVVLTADASLDLRANPHQDAQGISIESRLDRGRGAVATVLVQRGTLRVGDTMVVGDAYGRVRAMLDDNGNNVAEAGPSTPVQVLGLTNVPGAGDNFIVVEEDRTARQIAEKRAARERNAAFAKRTRRVSLEDLDKVLKAGEVQQLNLIIKGDASGSVEALESSLLQLDVGEEVDIRVLHRGVGAVTESDIDLAMGSDAIVIGFNVRAAGRAQQMAEREGVDVRYYSVIYQAIEEIEAALKGMLKPEYEEVELGTAEIREVFRSSKLGNIAGVLIRSGEVKRNTKARLLRDGKVIAESLNIEGLRRFKDDVTEIREGFEGGINLGNFNDIKVDDVIATYEMREKPRV from the coding sequence GTGGCTAAGGTCCGGGTCTACGAACTCGCCAAGGAGTTCGGTGTCGAGAGCAAGGTCGTCATGGCCAAGCTCCAGGAACTCGGTGAGTTCGTCCGTTCGGCGTCTTCGACGATCGAGGCGCCCGTAGTACGCAAGCTGACAGACGCCTTCCAGCAGGGCGGTGGCAACGGTCGGTCCGCCGGTCGTCCCGCGGCCCCGAAGAAGGCTGCCCCCCGTCCCGCGGCGCCGTCCCCGGCGCAGGCGGCGCGTCCGGCCGCCCCGCGGCCGGCGGCGGCACCCAAGCCCGAGGCTGCCCCGCAGCCCGAGGCTCCGTCGGCCCCCGCGCCGGCTCCCTCCCAGGGTCCGCGTCCGACGCCGGGCCCCAAGCCCGCGCCGCGTCCGGCTCCGGCCACCCCGGAGTTCACCGCTCCGCCGGCCGCCCCGGCCGCTCCGGCCGCCTCGACTCCGGCTCCGGCCGGACCGAAGCCCGGCGGCGCGCGTCCCGGCGCTCCCAAGCCCGGTGGCAGTCGTCCGTCCGGTCCGGGTCAGGACCGCGGTCAGCAGGGCGGCCAGGGCCGTCCCGGTGGCCAGCGTCCCGGCGCCCCGGCGCAGCGTCCCGGCGGCCGTCCCGGCGGCCCGCGTCCGGGTAACAATCCCTTCACCTCCGGCGGCAACGCCGGCATGGCGCGCCCGCAGGCGCCCCGTCCGCAGGGCGGCCCCCGCCCGGGAGGTCCCGGTGCCCCCGGCGCCGGTCCCCGGCCGCAGGCTCCCGGCGGCCAGGGCGGCGGTCCTCGTCCCCAGGCTCCGGGCGGCAACCGTCCGACCCCGGGCTCGATGCCGCGTCCGCAGGGTGGCCAGGGCGGTCCCCGTCCCGGCGGCCCGCGTCCGAACCCCGGCATGATGCCGCAGCGTCCCGCTGCCGGCCCGCGTCCCGGCCCCGGTGGCGGCGGTCGCGGACCCGGTGGTGCCGGTCGTCCCGGTGGTGCCGGTCGTCCCGGTGGCGGCGGCGGCTTCGCCGGTCGTCCGGCCGGTCCCGGTGGCGGCGGTCGTCCCGGTGGCGGCGGCGGCTTCGCCGGTCGTCCCGGTGGTGGCGGCGGCTTCGGCGGCGGCGGTGGCCGTCCCGGCTTCGGTGGCCGTCCCGGCGGTCCCGGTGGCCGTGGTGGCACGCAGGGCGCCTTCGGTCGTCCCGGCGGTCCCGCGCGTCGCGGTCGCAAGTCGAAGCGGCAGAGGCGCCAGGAGTACGAGGCCATGCAGGCCCCGTCGGTCGGCGGCGTGATGCTGCCCCGCGGCAACGGCGAAGCCATTCGCCTGTCGCGCGGTGCCTCGCTCACCGACTTCGCGGAGAAGATCAACGCCAACCCGGCGTCGCTCGTCGCGGTCATGATGAACCTCGGCGAGATGGTCACCGCGACCCAGTCCGTCTCCGACGAGACGCTCCAGCTCCTCGCCGGCGAGATGAACTACACGGTTCAGATCGTCAGCCCGGAGGAGGAGGACCGCGAGCTGCTCGAGTCCTTCGACCTGGAGTTCGGCGAGGACGAGGGCGGCGAGGAGGACCTGGTCGTCCGTCCGCCGGTCGTGACCGTCATGGGTCACGTCGACCACGGTAAGACCCGACTGCTCGACGCCATCCGCAAGACGAACGTCATCGCGGGCGAGGCCGGCGGCATCACCCAGCACATCGGTGCCTACCAGGTCGCGACCGAGGTCAACGAAGAAGAGCGCAAGATCACCTTCATCGACACCCCGGGTCACGAGGCGTTCACCGCCATGCGTGCCCGTGGTGCGAGGTCGACCGACATCGCGATCCTGGTCGTCGCGGCCAACGACGGCGTCATGCCGCAGACGGTCGAGGCGCTCAACCACGCCAAGGCCGCCGAGGTCCCGATCGTCGTCGCGGTCAACAAGATCGACGTCGAGGGTGCCGACCCGACCAAGGTGCGCGGTCAGCTGACCGAGTACGGCCTGGTGGCCGAGGAGTACGGCGGCGACACCATGTTCGTCGACATCTCCGCCAAGCAGGGTCTGCACATCGACTCGCTGCTGGAGGCCGTGGTCCTCACGGCCGACGCCTCGCTCGACCTGCGGGCCAACCCGCACCAGGACGCGCAGGGCATCTCGATCGAGTCCCGTCTCGACCGCGGCCGCGGTGCCGTGGCGACGGTCCTCGTGCAGCGAGGCACCCTGCGGGTCGGCGACACGATGGTGGTGGGCGACGCCTACGGCCGCGTGCGCGCCATGCTCGACGACAACGGCAACAACGTCGCCGAGGCGGGTCCGTCGACGCCGGTCCAGGTCCTGGGCCTGACCAACGTGCCGGGCGCCGGTGACAACTTCATCGTGGTCGAGGAGGACCGTACGGCCCGCCAGATCGCGGAGAAGCGTGCCGCCCGCGAGCGGAACGCCGCGTTCGCCAAGCGCACGCGCCGCGTGTCGCTGGAGGACCTGGACAAGGTGCTGAAGGCCGGCGAGGTCCAGCAGCTGAACCTGATCATCAAGGGCGACGCGTCCGGATCGGTCGAGGCACTGGAATCCTCCCTCCTCCAGCTGGACGTCGGCGAAGAGGTCGACATCCGCGTCCTGCACCGCGGCGTCGGTGCGGTCACGGAGTCCGACATCGACCTGGCGATGGGCTCCGACGCCATCGTGATCGGCTTCAACGTGCGCGCCGCCGGGCGGGCACAGCAGATGGCCGAGCGCGAGGGTGTGGACGTCCGGTACTACTCGGTCATCTACCAGGCGATCGAGGAGATCGAGGCGGCCCTCAAGGGCATGCTCAAGCCGGAGTACGAAGAGGTCGAGCTCGGCACGGCGGAGATCCGCGAGGTCTTCCGCTCGTCCAAGCTGGGCAACATCGCGGGTGTTCTCATCCGCTCCGGCGAGGTCAAGCGCAACACCAAGGCGCGCCTCCTGCGCGATGGCAAGGTCATCGCGGAGAGCCTCAACATCGAGGGTCTGCGTCGCTTCAAGGACGACGTCACCGAGATCCGCGAAGGCTTCGAGGGCGGTATCAACCTCGGAAACTTCAACGACATCAAGGTCGACGACGTCATCGCGACGTACGAGATGCGCGAGAAGCCGCGGGTGTAA
- a CDS encoding GNAT family N-acetyltransferase — MELVIGPLDLAAHVDEALAVQAAAFGLGPDEVAVRRQIVLRHMTHPGARALGATAGDDLVGFVYGMPNDRTQWWSTVVEPYLRAEGNAGWLDDSFVITELHVHPAHQHRGAGRALITTITDGAAEPRSILSAIDTESPARGLYRSLGYQDLARQVLFPSAPKPYAVMGAPLPLRRPSARR, encoded by the coding sequence ATGGAGCTCGTGATCGGCCCCTTGGACCTCGCCGCGCACGTGGACGAGGCCCTCGCGGTCCAAGCCGCCGCGTTCGGACTCGGCCCCGACGAGGTGGCCGTCCGCCGCCAGATCGTCCTGCGCCACATGACCCACCCGGGTGCCAGAGCCCTCGGCGCCACCGCCGGGGACGACCTCGTCGGCTTCGTCTACGGCATGCCCAACGACCGCACCCAGTGGTGGTCCACCGTCGTCGAGCCCTACCTCCGCGCCGAGGGCAACGCAGGCTGGCTCGACGACTCCTTCGTCATCACCGAACTCCACGTCCACCCGGCCCACCAGCACCGCGGCGCGGGCCGCGCCCTGATCACCACGATCACCGACGGCGCCGCCGAGCCCCGTTCGATCCTCTCCGCGATCGACACCGAGAGCCCCGCCCGTGGCCTCTACCGCTCCCTCGGCTACCAGGACCTCGCCCGCCAGGTCCTCTTCCCCAGCGCCCCCAAGCCGTACGCGGTGATGGGCGCCCCACTGCCGCTGCGCAGGCCGTCCGCCCGCCGATAA
- the nusA gene encoding transcription termination factor NusA: MDIDMSALRGLVREKEISFDLLVEAIESALLIAYHRTEGSRRHARVELNRNTGHVTVWAKEDPDDLEEGQAAREFDDTPSDFGRIAATTAKQVILQRLRDAEDDATLGEYAGREGDIVTGVVQQGRDPKNVLVDIGKLEAILPVQEQVPGETYPHGMRLRSYVVRVAKGVRGPSVTLSRTHPNLVKKLFALEVPEIADGSVEISAIAREAGHRTKIAVRSTRSGLNAKGACIGPMGGRVRNVMGELNGEKIDIVDWSDDPAEMVANALSPARVSKVEVVDMAARSARVIVPDYQLSLAIGKEGQNARLAARLTGWRIDIRPDTEQPSDRSEDERGE, encoded by the coding sequence GTGGACATCGACATGAGCGCCCTGCGGGGCTTGGTCCGGGAGAAGGAGATCTCCTTCGACCTGCTGGTCGAGGCGATCGAGTCGGCCCTCCTCATCGCCTACCACCGCACCGAGGGAAGCCGCCGGCACGCGCGCGTGGAGCTCAACCGGAACACCGGCCATGTGACCGTGTGGGCGAAGGAGGACCCGGACGACCTCGAGGAGGGCCAGGCGGCCCGCGAGTTCGACGACACCCCGTCCGACTTCGGCCGCATCGCCGCCACCACCGCCAAGCAGGTCATCCTGCAGCGGCTGCGCGACGCCGAGGACGACGCGACGCTCGGTGAGTACGCCGGACGCGAGGGCGACATCGTCACGGGCGTGGTCCAGCAGGGCCGCGACCCGAAGAACGTGCTCGTCGACATCGGCAAGCTGGAGGCCATCCTGCCGGTGCAGGAGCAGGTGCCGGGCGAGACCTACCCGCACGGCATGCGGCTGCGGTCGTACGTCGTCCGCGTGGCCAAGGGCGTGCGCGGTCCCTCCGTGACGCTGTCCCGCACGCACCCCAACCTGGTGAAGAAGCTGTTCGCGCTGGAGGTGCCGGAGATCGCCGACGGGTCCGTCGAGATCTCCGCGATCGCCCGCGAGGCCGGCCACCGCACCAAGATCGCCGTCCGCTCCACCCGCTCGGGCCTGAACGCCAAGGGCGCCTGCATCGGCCCCATGGGCGGCCGGGTGCGCAACGTCATGGGCGAGCTGAACGGCGAGAAGATCGACATCGTCGACTGGTCGGACGACCCGGCCGAGATGGTGGCGAACGCACTCTCCCCGGCCCGCGTCTCCAAGGTGGAGGTCGTGGACATGGCGGCCCGCTCCGCACGCGTGATCGTGCCCGACTACCAGCTGTCGCTGGCGATCGGCAAGGAAGGGCAGAACGCCCGGCTCGCGGCCCGGCTGACCGGCTGGCGGATCGACATCCGGCCGGACACCGAGCAGCCCTCCGACCGCTCGGAGGACGAGCGCGGGGAATAG
- a CDS encoding GNAT family N-acetyltransferase, translated as MLTQTTSRVLEPSDLDAALAVLGREPVTNAFVTARVQVAGLDPWRLGGEMWGWYEHGMLTSLCYAGANLVPICATPRAVRAFADRARRAGRRCSSIVGPADTTALLWRLLEPGWGPAREVRARQPLMVTDRMPADIAPDPRVRRVRKDEMEQIMPACVAMFTEEVGISPMAGDGGLLYQARVAELVGSGRSFARFDADGKVVFKAEIGAATDRACQIQGVWVAPEYRGKGLAAPGMAAVLRYALADVAPVASLYVNDFNTAARRTYRRVGFQEVGAFMSVLF; from the coding sequence GTGTTGACGCAGACCACCTCCCGTGTGCTCGAACCGAGCGACCTCGACGCCGCGCTGGCCGTCCTCGGCCGCGAGCCGGTCACGAACGCCTTCGTGACCGCCCGGGTGCAGGTCGCCGGCCTCGACCCGTGGCGCCTCGGCGGCGAGATGTGGGGCTGGTACGAGCACGGCATGCTGACGTCCCTGTGCTACGCGGGAGCCAACCTCGTCCCCATCTGCGCCACCCCGCGTGCCGTCCGTGCCTTCGCCGACCGCGCCCGGCGGGCCGGCCGGCGCTGCTCCTCGATCGTCGGCCCCGCCGACACGACGGCCCTCCTGTGGCGACTCCTCGAACCCGGCTGGGGCCCGGCCCGCGAGGTCCGCGCCCGGCAGCCCCTCATGGTCACCGACCGCATGCCGGCCGACATCGCGCCCGACCCCCGCGTCCGCCGCGTCCGCAAGGACGAGATGGAGCAGATCATGCCGGCCTGCGTGGCGATGTTCACCGAGGAGGTCGGCATCTCCCCGATGGCCGGCGACGGCGGACTGCTCTACCAGGCCCGGGTCGCCGAACTCGTCGGCTCCGGCCGCTCCTTCGCCCGCTTCGACGCCGACGGCAAGGTCGTCTTCAAGGCCGAGATCGGTGCCGCCACCGACCGCGCCTGCCAGATCCAGGGCGTCTGGGTGGCCCCCGAGTACCGGGGCAAGGGCCTCGCCGCCCCGGGCATGGCGGCGGTCCTGCGCTACGCCCTGGCGGACGTCGCCCCGGTGGCGAGCCTGTACGTCAACGACTTCAACACCGCCGCCCGACGCACGTACCGGCGGGTGGGCTTCCAAGAGGTCGGTGCCTTCATGAGCGTGCTCTTCTGA
- a CDS encoding YlxR family protein, protein MSGRTRTRACPERTCVGCRERAVKSVLLRTVVVEGECAPDPRGTLPGRGAYVHPAPVCVDQAVRRKAFPRALRVPGPLDVKALRRYVEQAQSC, encoded by the coding sequence ATGTCTGGCCGGACACGTACCCGAGCCTGCCCTGAGCGCACCTGCGTGGGGTGCCGGGAGCGAGCGGTCAAGAGCGTGCTGCTGCGCACCGTGGTGGTCGAGGGTGAATGTGCCCCTGATCCACGCGGTACGCTGCCCGGCCGGGGTGCTTATGTGCACCCCGCACCGGTCTGTGTCGACCAGGCAGTGCGCCGCAAGGCGTTCCCGCGGGCGCTCCGCGTCCCGGGTCCGCTCGACGTAAAGGCGTTGCGCCGCTACGTCGAGCAGGCACAAAGTTGCTGA
- a CDS encoding ferritin-like domain-containing protein, with amino-acid sequence MSEAQDKELAALQAALAAEHAAVYGYGVVGGRVGQGRRSEARTAYDAHRARRDALAREVRDLGGEPVAAAAGYALPFAVPDSATAVRLAAELEDRVAGVYSDLVRAAEGGRRTTAAGALREAAVRAVRWRGGSVAFPGLAERAGGPSAPDTVPGSPSDPASAPPSASAAPTA; translated from the coding sequence GTGAGCGAGGCGCAGGACAAGGAGTTGGCCGCCCTGCAGGCGGCGCTGGCGGCGGAGCACGCCGCGGTGTACGGCTACGGGGTCGTCGGCGGGCGGGTCGGCCAGGGACGGCGCTCCGAGGCGCGGACGGCGTACGACGCGCACCGGGCGCGGCGGGACGCGCTGGCGCGCGAGGTCCGTGATCTCGGGGGCGAGCCGGTCGCCGCGGCGGCCGGGTACGCGCTGCCCTTCGCGGTGCCGGACTCGGCGACGGCGGTGCGGTTGGCGGCCGAGCTGGAGGACCGGGTGGCCGGGGTCTACTCCGATCTGGTGCGGGCCGCCGAGGGCGGCCGGCGGACGACCGCCGCGGGGGCGCTGCGGGAGGCGGCGGTCCGGGCGGTGCGCTGGCGGGGCGGGAGCGTAGCCTTCCCTGGGCTCGCGGAGCGGGCGGGCGGCCCGTCGGCGCCGGACACGGTGCCGGGCTCGCCCTCGGATCCGGCATCCGCCCCGCCCTCCGCTTCGGCGGCTCCGACCGCGTAA
- a CDS encoding proline--tRNA ligase, whose product MANAPVQRMSKLMAKTLRDDPADAEVLSHKLLVRAGYVRRTAAGLWSWLPLGKKVLGNIERIVREEMDAIGAQEVQLPALLPREPYEATGRWDEYGPELFRLQDRKGGDYLLGPTHEEIFTLLVKDQASSYKDLPVILYQIQNKYRDEARPRAGILRGREFLMKDSYSFDVADEGLAESYALHRAAYQRIFERLGLDYRICAATAGAMGGSKSEEFLAPAEAGEDTFADCPNCDFAANTEAITYALTPVDAAGVPAAEDIPTPDTPTIETLAASLGVPASATLKNLLVKVDGEIVAVGVPGDREVDLDKVEAHFAPAAVELVTAEDFVGRPDLVRGYVGPQGLGEKVKYIADPRVAPGTAWITGANKEHTHAKNVVAGRDFEVDAYVDVVVVREGDPCPKCGTGLTLDRAIEIGHIFQLGRKYADALKLDVLGQNGKPARVTMGSYGIGVSRAVAALAEQHADDKGLVWSREVAPADVHVVAAGKALQTELALEVSDKLAAAGLRVLVDERAGVSPGVKFTDAELIGVPQILVAGRRSAEGVVELKDRRTGEREELTVEEAIARLTA is encoded by the coding sequence ATGGCCAACGCACCGGTCCAGCGCATGTCGAAGTTGATGGCGAAGACGCTGCGCGACGACCCGGCGGACGCCGAGGTCCTCAGCCACAAGCTGCTGGTCCGCGCCGGGTACGTGCGCCGCACCGCCGCCGGCCTGTGGAGCTGGCTGCCGCTCGGCAAGAAGGTCCTCGGCAACATCGAGCGCATCGTGCGCGAGGAGATGGACGCCATCGGCGCCCAGGAGGTGCAGCTCCCCGCCCTGCTGCCGCGCGAGCCGTACGAGGCCACCGGCCGCTGGGACGAGTACGGCCCCGAGCTGTTCCGCCTCCAGGACCGCAAGGGCGGCGACTACCTCCTCGGCCCCACCCACGAGGAGATCTTCACCCTGCTGGTGAAGGACCAGGCGTCCTCCTACAAGGACCTGCCGGTCATCCTCTACCAGATCCAGAACAAGTACCGGGACGAGGCCCGCCCCCGGGCCGGCATCCTGCGCGGCCGCGAGTTCCTGATGAAGGACTCCTACTCCTTCGACGTCGCCGACGAGGGCCTCGCCGAGTCCTACGCCCTGCACCGCGCCGCCTACCAGCGCATCTTCGAGCGCCTCGGCCTCGACTACCGCATCTGCGCGGCGACCGCCGGCGCCATGGGCGGCTCCAAGTCCGAGGAGTTCCTCGCCCCGGCCGAGGCGGGCGAGGACACCTTCGCGGACTGCCCGAACTGCGACTTCGCCGCCAACACCGAGGCGATCACCTACGCGCTCACCCCGGTCGACGCGGCCGGCGTGCCCGCCGCCGAGGACATCCCCACCCCCGACACCCCCACCATCGAGACCCTGGCCGCCTCGCTCGGCGTCCCGGCCTCGGCCACCCTCAAGAACCTCCTCGTCAAGGTCGACGGCGAGATCGTCGCCGTGGGTGTCCCCGGCGACCGCGAGGTCGACCTGGACAAGGTCGAGGCGCACTTCGCCCCGGCCGCCGTCGAGCTGGTCACCGCCGAGGACTTCGTGGGCCGGCCCGACCTGGTGCGTGGCTACGTCGGCCCGCAGGGCCTCGGCGAGAAGGTGAAGTACATCGCCGACCCGCGCGTGGCGCCGGGCACCGCCTGGATCACGGGCGCCAACAAGGAGCACACCCACGCCAAGAACGTGGTGGCGGGCCGTGACTTCGAGGTCGACGCGTACGTGGACGTCGTGGTGGTCCGCGAGGGCGACCCCTGCCCCAAGTGCGGCACCGGTCTCACGCTGGACCGCGCCATCGAGATCGGCCACATCTTCCAGCTGGGCCGCAAGTACGCCGACGCCCTCAAGCTCGACGTCCTCGGCCAGAACGGCAAGCCGGCCCGCGTCACCATGGGCTCCTACGGCATCGGCGTCTCCCGCGCGGTGGCCGCCCTCGCCGAGCAGCACGCCGACGACAAGGGCCTCGTCTGGTCCAGGGAGGTCGCCCCGGCCGACGTCCACGTCGTCGCCGCCGGCAAGGCCCTGCAGACCGAGCTCGCCCTGGAGGTCTCCGACAAGCTGGCCGCCGCCGGCCTCCGCGTCCTGGTGGACGAGCGCGCGGGCGTCTCCCCGGGCGTCAAGTTCACGGACGCCGAGCTCATCGGAGTACCGCAGATCCTGGTCGCCGGCCGCCGGTCCGCCGAGGGCGTGGTCGAGCTGAAGGACCGCCGCACCGGCGAGCGCGAGGAACTGACGGTCGAGGAAGCGATCGCCCGCCTCACGGCCTGA
- the rimP gene encoding ribosome maturation factor RimP yields MSTTQSDRLRELLEPLVASQGLDLEEIAVDSVGRKRVLRVVVDSDTGADLDRIADVSRALSAKLDETDAMGDAEYTLEVGTPGAERSLTEHRHYVRAVDRLVRFQLREGGELVARILGVDDEGLDLEVPGVKGRKATTRRLAFGDIDKARVQVEFNRKDDGGKNSMKNDENTTEEEEA; encoded by the coding sequence ATGAGCACCACCCAGAGCGACAGGCTGCGAGAGCTGCTCGAGCCGCTCGTCGCCTCCCAGGGACTGGACCTCGAGGAGATCGCGGTGGACTCGGTCGGCCGCAAGCGTGTGCTGCGTGTCGTCGTCGACTCCGACACCGGAGCGGACCTGGACCGGATCGCCGATGTGAGCCGCGCGCTCTCGGCGAAGCTCGACGAGACCGACGCGATGGGCGACGCGGAGTACACCCTCGAGGTCGGCACCCCGGGCGCGGAGCGCTCCCTCACCGAGCACCGCCACTACGTGCGCGCCGTGGACCGCCTCGTGCGGTTCCAGCTCCGGGAGGGCGGCGAGCTGGTCGCCCGCATCCTCGGCGTGGACGACGAGGGACTCGACCTCGAAGTGCCCGGAGTGAAGGGCCGCAAGGCCACCACCCGCAGACTCGCCTTCGGCGACATCGACAAGGCCCGCGTCCAGGTCGAGTTCAACCGCAAGGACGACGGTGGCAAGAACAGCATGAAGAACGACGAGAACACGACGGAAGAGGAGGAGGCGTAG
- the ispG gene encoding flavodoxin-dependent (E)-4-hydroxy-3-methylbut-2-enyl-diphosphate synthase, with protein MTAISLGMPDVPTRLAERRKSRQIQVGTVAVGGDAPVSVQSMTTTRTSDIGATLQQIAELTASGCQIVRVACPTQDDADALPVIAKKSQIPVIADIHFQPKYVFAAIEAGCAAVRVNPGNIKQFDDKVKEIAKAAKDHGTPIRIGVNAGSLDRRLLQKYGKATPEALAESALWEASLFEEHDFRDIKISVKHNDPVVMVEAYRQLAAQCDYPLHLGVTEAGPAFQGTIKSAVAFGALLSRGIGDTIRVSLSAPPVEEIKVGIQILESLNLRQRGLEIVSCPSCGRAQVDVYKLAEEVTAGLEGMEVPLRVAVMGCVVNGPGEAREADLGVASGNGKGQIFVKGEVIKTVPESKIVETLIEEAMKIAEQMEADGVTSGEPSVSIAG; from the coding sequence ATGACTGCGATTTCTCTCGGCATGCCGGACGTTCCGACCAGGCTCGCGGAGCGCCGCAAGAGCCGGCAGATCCAGGTCGGGACCGTGGCGGTGGGCGGCGATGCCCCCGTGTCGGTCCAGTCCATGACCACGACCCGTACGTCGGACATCGGTGCGACGCTCCAGCAGATCGCGGAGCTGACCGCGTCGGGCTGTCAGATCGTGCGGGTGGCCTGTCCCACCCAGGACGACGCGGACGCGTTGCCGGTGATCGCGAAGAAGTCGCAGATCCCGGTGATCGCGGACATCCACTTCCAGCCCAAGTACGTCTTCGCCGCGATCGAGGCGGGCTGCGCGGCGGTGCGGGTGAACCCGGGCAACATCAAGCAGTTCGACGACAAGGTCAAGGAGATCGCGAAGGCGGCGAAGGACCACGGCACGCCGATCCGGATCGGGGTGAACGCGGGTTCGCTGGACCGGCGGCTGCTGCAGAAGTACGGGAAGGCGACGCCGGAGGCGCTGGCGGAGTCCGCGCTGTGGGAGGCCTCGCTCTTCGAGGAGCACGACTTCCGGGACATCAAGATCTCGGTGAAGCACAACGACCCGGTCGTGATGGTCGAGGCCTACCGGCAGCTCGCCGCGCAGTGCGACTACCCGCTGCACCTGGGCGTCACCGAGGCGGGCCCGGCCTTCCAGGGCACGATCAAGTCGGCCGTCGCCTTCGGCGCGCTGCTCTCCCGGGGCATCGGTGACACCATCCGCGTCTCGCTGTCGGCGCCGCCGGTGGAGGAGATCAAGGTGGGCATCCAGATCCTGGAGTCGCTGAACCTGCGGCAGCGGGGTCTGGAGATCGTCTCCTGTCCGTCGTGCGGCCGTGCCCAGGTGGACGTCTACAAGCTGGCCGAGGAGGTCACCGCCGGCCTGGAGGGCATGGAGGTGCCGCTGCGCGTCGCCGTGATGGGCTGCGTGGTCAACGGTCCCGGTGAGGCCCGCGAGGCCGACCTCGGTGTCGCCTCGGGCAACGGCAAGGGACAGATCTTCGTCAAGGGCGAGGTCATCAAGACCGTCCCCGAGTCCAAGATCGTGGAGACCCTCATCGAGGAGGCCATGAAGATCGCCGAGCAGATGGAGGCCGACGGCGTGACCTCCGGCGAGCCCTCGGTCTCGATCGCGGGCTGA